One window of Acidobacteriota bacterium genomic DNA carries:
- a CDS encoding DUF362 domain-containing protein — MAKSTVAILRTRPGTVLRDYHDLMNLARYQDVIAKDADTALKVNISWHFFFPGSSTVPWQLDGVIRALKTDGYDSALVHACHNRTVVIDAHLGERENKQVNVVEAHGLRNVHLYEGEEWIGIKDAVGDLTKKFLCLNEVYPQGFMIPRRFIGENIIHLPTVKTHVFTTTTGAMKNAFGGLLNERRHWTHPVIHETLVDLLMIQQKIHRGVFAVMDGTFAGDGPGPRCMMPQVKNVILASADQVAIDAVAAKLMGIDPMSIKFIRLAHEAGLGCGDPRDIEIVGDQSAAAENWHFVGPFKKMTFASRMQQLIYWGPLKKPIEWSLKTVLAPWAYIASVMYHDSFWYPMNADRMMKDVLSSEWGRLFQNWETASVKANADGYPDVGTAPAEVPRMGARAFGKSFGILGTCVREAPEFANRKRKVVPRA, encoded by the coding sequence ATGGCCAAGTCCACTGTTGCCATCCTGCGTACGCGCCCGGGGACCGTCCTGAGGGATTACCACGACCTGATGAACCTGGCCCGGTACCAGGACGTCATCGCGAAAGACGCGGACACGGCGCTCAAGGTCAACATCTCCTGGCACTTCTTTTTTCCCGGCAGCTCAACCGTGCCGTGGCAGCTGGATGGCGTCATCCGTGCGCTCAAGACCGACGGGTACGATTCGGCGCTGGTCCACGCGTGCCACAACCGCACCGTGGTCATCGACGCGCATCTCGGCGAGCGTGAGAACAAGCAGGTCAACGTCGTCGAGGCGCACGGGTTGAGAAACGTCCACCTCTACGAGGGCGAGGAGTGGATTGGGATCAAAGACGCCGTCGGCGACTTGACGAAGAAGTTCCTCTGTCTCAACGAGGTGTACCCGCAGGGATTCATGATTCCGCGGCGCTTCATCGGCGAGAACATCATCCACCTGCCGACCGTCAAGACGCACGTCTTCACGACGACGACCGGCGCCATGAAGAATGCGTTTGGCGGACTGCTGAACGAGCGGCGGCACTGGACGCACCCGGTGATCCACGAGACGCTCGTGGACCTGCTGATGATCCAGCAGAAGATCCATCGAGGCGTGTTCGCCGTCATGGACGGTACCTTCGCGGGCGATGGCCCCGGACCGCGCTGCATGATGCCGCAGGTGAAGAACGTGATCCTGGCGAGCGCCGATCAGGTGGCCATCGACGCCGTGGCGGCAAAGCTGATGGGCATCGACCCGATGTCGATCAAGTTCATCCGTCTGGCGCACGAGGCGGGGCTGGGATGCGGGGATCCGCGCGACATCGAGATCGTCGGCGACCAGTCGGCGGCCGCCGAGAACTGGCACTTTGTCGGGCCGTTCAAGAAGATGACGTTCGCGTCGAGAATGCAGCAACTGATCTACTGGGGCCCGCTCAAAAAGCCGATCGAGTGGAGCCTCAAGACCGTGCTCGCGCCGTGGGCCTACATCGCCAGCGTCATGTACCACGACAGCTTCTGGTACCCGATGAACGCGGACCGGATGATGAAGGACGTGTTGTCGAGCGAGTGGGGGCGCCTGTTCCAGAACTGGGAAACCGCGAGCGTGAAGGCCAATGCGGACGGCTATCCTGACGTTGGCACCGCCCCGGCCGAAGTGCCGAGAATGGGCGCACGCGCTTTCGGGAAGTCATTCGGGATTCTTGGCACCTGCGTGCGCGAAGCGCCAGAGTTCGCCAACAGGAAGCGTAAGGTCGTGCCGCGCGCGTAG
- a CDS encoding class I SAM-dependent DNA methyltransferase: MDQTTHNRIVSFVWGIADDVLRDLFKRGKYPDVILPMCVIRRMDAVLEPTKKAVIETKKMLDEAGITEQRAALADAARQAFYNTSRFTLRDLKSRGSQQQLLADFEDYLNGFSQNVQDILDNFKFRNQLSTLSKADAIGTLINKFLDPEIDLSPAGIDNHAMGTIFEELVRKFNEENNEEAGEHWTPRDAVRLMANLVFLPIEAQLKSGSYLLYDCACGTGGMLTVAEETLKSVAATHGLQIDSHLYGQEINPETYAVCKADMLLKGEGERADRIVGGAEWSTLSHDAFPAQEFDFMLANPPYGKSWKKDLESMGGKDGMRDPRFRVIHAGEELSLVTRSSDGQMLFLANMASKMNDRSTLGSRIAEVHNGSSLFTGDAGQGESNIRRWLIENDWLEAIVALPLNLFYNTGIATYIWVLSNKKAAHRQGKVQLIDATQWFKPLRKNLGKKNCELAPEDIERISRTFLDFTETPESKIFPNAAFGYWKVTVERPLRLHSQLSLKAIETLRFTSGDEEIRATLYEEFGDDLFANFEEISAALEKRLAEWDDDGEEAEDEGGEAKKGLPEKQKRKLLDSRTWERDGRLVRSALELRAALGDTLFEDHNVFQDQVDAALTAADIKLPAADLKQIMKGVSWRVETAPPVIAKVHTFSKRGRTTSVQADPLRGLFEAMVNGKPAIVEFEPDSDLRDTEQIPLLEDGGIEAFIRREVLPYTPDAWIKDDATKFGYEISFTRHFYTPQPLRTLEEISADILAIERDAEGLLDGLLKGGER, encoded by the coding sequence ATGGATCAGACCACGCACAACAGAATCGTCTCATTCGTCTGGGGCATTGCCGACGATGTGCTCCGAGACCTGTTCAAGCGCGGCAAGTACCCGGACGTGATTCTCCCGATGTGCGTGATCCGGCGCATGGACGCCGTTCTCGAGCCGACGAAGAAGGCGGTTATCGAGACCAAGAAGATGCTGGACGAGGCCGGCATCACCGAGCAACGGGCCGCGCTCGCCGACGCCGCTCGACAGGCGTTCTACAACACGTCGCGATTTACGCTACGTGACCTCAAGTCCAGGGGCAGCCAGCAGCAATTGCTCGCCGACTTCGAGGACTACCTCAACGGCTTCTCGCAGAACGTCCAGGATATCCTCGACAACTTCAAGTTCCGGAACCAGTTGTCGACCCTGTCCAAGGCCGACGCCATCGGCACTTTGATCAATAAGTTCCTGGACCCCGAGATCGACCTGTCTCCGGCGGGCATCGACAACCACGCTATGGGAACAATCTTCGAAGAACTTGTCCGCAAGTTCAACGAGGAGAACAACGAGGAGGCCGGCGAGCACTGGACGCCGCGCGACGCGGTCCGCCTGATGGCCAACCTCGTGTTCCTGCCGATCGAGGCTCAGCTCAAGTCCGGTTCGTACCTGCTCTACGACTGCGCGTGCGGCACGGGCGGGATGCTGACAGTGGCCGAGGAGACGCTGAAAAGCGTTGCTGCGACGCACGGTCTTCAGATTGACAGCCACCTGTACGGCCAGGAAATCAACCCTGAGACGTACGCTGTCTGCAAGGCCGACATGCTGCTGAAAGGCGAGGGCGAACGAGCCGACCGCATCGTCGGCGGCGCGGAATGGTCCACGCTTTCGCACGACGCCTTCCCGGCGCAGGAGTTCGACTTCATGCTGGCGAACCCGCCCTACGGGAAGAGCTGGAAGAAGGACTTGGAGTCGATGGGCGGCAAAGACGGGATGCGCGACCCGCGCTTCAGGGTGATACACGCAGGCGAAGAGTTGTCGCTGGTGACGAGGTCCAGCGATGGTCAGATGCTGTTTCTCGCCAACATGGCGTCGAAGATGAACGACCGCTCGACGCTCGGCAGCCGCATCGCGGAGGTTCACAACGGCAGTTCGCTTTTCACCGGCGACGCCGGGCAGGGCGAGAGCAACATCCGGCGCTGGCTCATCGAGAACGACTGGCTCGAAGCCATCGTCGCCCTGCCGCTCAACCTCTTCTACAACACCGGCATCGCCACTTACATCTGGGTGTTGTCGAACAAGAAGGCCGCGCACCGCCAGGGCAAGGTGCAGCTCATCGACGCAACCCAATGGTTCAAGCCCTTGCGTAAGAACCTCGGCAAGAAGAACTGCGAGCTCGCGCCCGAAGACATCGAGCGCATCAGCCGGACGTTTCTTGATTTCACTGAAACGCCCGAGTCGAAGATCTTCCCGAACGCCGCGTTCGGGTATTGGAAGGTAACGGTTGAACGGCCGCTTCGGTTGCACAGCCAGCTTTCTCTCAAGGCCATCGAGACGCTGCGCTTCACGTCAGGTGACGAGGAGATTCGCGCCACGCTCTATGAGGAGTTCGGCGACGACCTTTTCGCGAACTTCGAGGAGATCTCCGCGGCGTTGGAGAAGCGCCTCGCCGAGTGGGATGACGACGGGGAAGAGGCCGAAGACGAGGGCGGCGAGGCGAAGAAGGGCCTACCAGAGAAGCAGAAGAGGAAGCTGCTCGATTCCCGGACGTGGGAGCGAGACGGCCGCCTTGTCCGGTCCGCCCTGGAGTTGCGCGCGGCTCTCGGCGACACCCTCTTCGAGGATCACAACGTCTTCCAAGACCAGGTGGATGCGGCACTGACCGCGGCGGATATCAAGCTGCCGGCAGCGGACCTGAAGCAGATCATGAAGGGGGTCAGCTGGCGTGTTGAGACGGCGCCGCCGGTCATCGCGAAGGTTCACACATTCAGCAAGCGTGGGAGGACCACTTCCGTACAGGCCGATCCGCTTCGCGGCTTGTTCGAGGCGATGGTCAACGGCAAGCCCGCCATCGTCGAATTCGAGCCTGATTCCGACCTGCGGGATACGGAGCAGATTCCGCTGTTGGAGGACGGCGGCATCGAGGCCTTCATCCGGCGGGAAGTGCTGCCCTACACACCCGACGCGTGGATCAAAGACGACGCCACCAAGTTCGGCTACGAAATCAGCTTCACCCGCCACTTCTACACGCCGCAGCCGTTGCGCACGCTCGAGGAAATCAGCGCCGACATTCTCGCCATCGAGCGCGACGCCGAGGGGTTGCTGGATGGATTGCTGAAGGGCGGCGAAAGGTGA
- a CDS encoding PDDEXK nuclease domain-containing protein, translating into MVAAPIESSFAEVVSLIEQARRRAYQAVNTELVGLYWTIGKYISGKLATAEWGEGVVDHLAQHLFVALPGLRGFTRRNLFRMRQFYETYAGDEKVTPLVTQLPWTQNLVILMQSKRPEEREFYLRMAIQERWGKRELERQFRQALFERTVVHPPRVSPAARQIHGDAVGSAFKDAYFVEFLDLPRVHTESDLHRGLLAQLKEFLGELGRDFCFVGSEYPVQVGGRDFALDLLFFHRALNCLVAIELKVDRFEPEYLGKLEFYLEALDRDHRKPHENPAIGMLLCASKDSEVVEYALSRSLSPALVAEYRTQLPDKNVLAAKLHEFYALNAPEPAAEEPTRQNRQRG; encoded by the coding sequence GTGGTCGCAGCGCCAATTGAATCCAGCTTCGCGGAGGTCGTCAGCCTCATCGAGCAGGCGCGAAGGCGCGCCTATCAGGCGGTCAACACGGAGCTGGTGGGTCTGTACTGGACAATCGGCAAGTACATCAGCGGGAAACTCGCGACGGCAGAATGGGGCGAAGGCGTCGTCGACCACCTGGCGCAGCATCTCTTTGTGGCACTGCCGGGGCTACGCGGCTTTACCCGACGGAATCTCTTTCGAATGCGTCAGTTCTATGAGACCTACGCCGGCGATGAAAAAGTGACACCACTGGTGACACAATTGCCATGGACTCAGAACCTCGTCATTCTCATGCAGTCCAAGCGGCCAGAAGAGCGGGAGTTCTACCTGCGCATGGCCATACAGGAGCGATGGGGAAAGCGAGAACTGGAACGGCAATTCCGTCAAGCCCTTTTCGAGCGCACCGTCGTACATCCCCCACGAGTGTCACCGGCAGCGAGGCAGATTCACGGCGACGCCGTTGGCAGTGCCTTCAAGGACGCCTATTTCGTTGAGTTTCTGGATCTACCGAGGGTGCACACGGAGAGCGATCTGCATCGGGGCCTGCTGGCGCAGCTCAAGGAGTTTCTCGGCGAACTTGGGCGCGACTTCTGTTTCGTTGGCTCAGAATACCCGGTGCAAGTTGGCGGGCGTGACTTCGCGCTCGATCTATTGTTCTTCCATCGCGCACTCAACTGCCTGGTGGCGATCGAACTGAAGGTGGACCGCTTCGAGCCGGAGTATTTGGGTAAGCTGGAGTTCTACCTTGAGGCCCTCGACCGCGACCACCGAAAGCCTCATGAGAACCCGGCGATCGGAATGCTGCTATGCGCCTCAAAGGACAGCGAGGTGGTCGAGTACGCCCTCAGTCGTTCGCTCTCACCCGCGCTCGTGGCTGAGTACCGCACCCAACTGCCTGACAAGAACGTGCTCGCCGCCAAACTACACGAGTTCTATGCGCTCAACGCGCCGGAGCCGGCAGCAGAAGAGCCAACCCGGCAGAACAGACAGCGAGGCTGA